A genome region from Geobacter pickeringii includes the following:
- the tssF gene encoding type VI secretion system baseplate subunit TssF — MITPHYQEELARLKELGAEFAAAHPALAPLLGGPSADPDVERLLEGVAFQTALLRRKLDDDFPEVVHDLMRLVAPHYLRPVPATTIVAFAPKPSLVQSQTIPAGVQLASVPVEGTRCLFRTTSPVELHPLELLDASFAQPAGRGPAVTLSLQLSGIPLDRWEPRSLRLFLAGDYVPAAELFLILSRHLKRIVLTPAEGGTAAILPAHSLQPAGFADDEPLIPYPPHAFPGYRLLQEYLTAPRRFLFLELTGWERWTGRGSGTRFTVTFELGDLPFPPPRVKRESIALFATPAVNLFPADADPILLDHRAERHLVRPAGLPRGHGQIHSVDRVTGFIRGSATERPYHPFEQFREPSAHHPAFHTSVGTAPVRAGFDVHLSVAYPKGEGLPEPETLSAELTCSNGRLPESLRIGDLREPTASSPDGATFRNLAPVTPALLPPLGKNLLWRLVSHLALNRLSLASADNLRALLSLYLFDGGGDQTALAAHRRRIAGIEAVTAAPADRLVGGHLLRGSEITLTLRGDHFAGPGDLFLFGSVLDRFLGGYAALNSYTRLTVRESVRGEEYPWPPRLGQRPLL; from the coding sequence ATGATCACCCCCCACTACCAGGAAGAGCTGGCCCGCCTCAAGGAGCTCGGGGCCGAGTTCGCCGCGGCCCACCCGGCCCTGGCGCCGCTGCTCGGCGGCCCCTCGGCCGACCCGGACGTGGAGCGGCTCCTGGAGGGGGTCGCCTTCCAGACGGCGCTCCTGCGGCGGAAGCTGGACGACGACTTCCCCGAGGTGGTCCACGACCTGATGCGCCTCGTGGCCCCCCACTACCTGAGGCCGGTGCCGGCCACCACCATCGTCGCCTTCGCGCCGAAGCCGTCGCTGGTCCAGAGCCAGACCATCCCGGCGGGGGTGCAGCTCGCCTCGGTGCCGGTGGAGGGAACCCGCTGCCTCTTCCGGACCACGAGCCCGGTGGAGCTCCACCCCCTGGAGCTTCTCGACGCCTCCTTCGCCCAGCCGGCGGGGAGGGGACCGGCCGTGACCCTGTCGCTGCAACTCTCCGGCATCCCCCTCGACCGCTGGGAGCCCCGGTCGCTGCGGCTCTTCCTGGCCGGCGACTACGTCCCGGCGGCGGAGCTCTTCCTCATCCTCTCCCGGCACCTGAAGCGGATCGTCCTCACCCCCGCGGAGGGGGGGACGGCCGCCATTCTCCCGGCGCACTCCCTCCAGCCGGCCGGCTTCGCCGACGACGAGCCCCTCATCCCCTACCCCCCCCACGCCTTTCCCGGCTACCGGCTCCTCCAGGAGTACCTCACCGCCCCCCGGCGCTTCCTCTTCCTGGAGCTGACCGGCTGGGAGCGCTGGACCGGCCGGGGGAGCGGCACACGCTTCACCGTCACCTTCGAGCTCGGCGACCTCCCGTTCCCCCCGCCGCGGGTGAAGCGGGAGAGTATCGCCCTCTTCGCCACGCCGGCGGTAAACCTCTTCCCCGCCGATGCCGACCCGATCCTCCTTGACCACCGCGCCGAGCGCCACCTGGTGCGGCCGGCGGGACTCCCCCGGGGGCACGGCCAGATCCATTCGGTCGACCGGGTGACCGGCTTCATCCGCGGGAGCGCCACGGAACGCCCCTACCATCCCTTCGAGCAGTTCCGGGAGCCATCGGCCCATCACCCCGCGTTCCACACCTCGGTCGGCACCGCACCGGTCCGCGCCGGCTTCGACGTCCACCTCTCCGTGGCCTACCCGAAGGGGGAGGGGCTGCCGGAGCCGGAGACCCTCTCCGCCGAGCTCACCTGCAGCAACGGCCGGCTGCCGGAGAGCCTGCGGATCGGCGACCTGCGCGAACCGACCGCAAGCTCCCCCGACGGCGCCACCTTCCGGAACCTCGCCCCCGTCACCCCGGCGCTCCTCCCCCCCCTGGGGAAAAACCTCCTCTGGCGGCTCGTCTCCCATCTCGCCCTGAACCGCCTCTCCCTGGCCAGCGCCGACAACCTCCGGGCGCTTCTCTCCCTCTACCTCTTCGACGGAGGGGGAGACCAGACCGCCCTGGCCGCCCACCGGCGACGGATCGCCGGGATCGAGGCGGTGACCGCCGCGCCGGCCGACCGCCTCGTGGGAGGACACCTGCTCCGGGGGAGCGAGATCACCCTGACCCTCAGGGGGGACCACTTCGCCGGCCCGGGAGACCTCTTCCTCTTCGGGTCGGTCCTCGACCGTTTCCTCGGGGGATATGCCGCCCTCAACAGCTACACCCGCCTGACCGTGCGCGAGAGCGTGCGGGGAGAGGAGTATCCGTGGCCGCCCCGGCTCGGACAGCGCCCGCTCCTCTAG
- the tssG gene encoding type VI secretion system baseplate subunit TssG codes for MAAPARTAPAPLETELLQRGHEFSFAQAMRLLRLLAPAPSAIRVRPELSLAFPAADVAQIERQDDGYRVTTRFLGLYGSASPLPTFYTEELIDEAREDSSASRDLLDILSQRLFELATAGTAKYRLFFRTVEDESADDLERLFSLAGLGEAELRRSLPEPRRWLRYAGLLGHSPRSALGLQTIIADVLAVPAEVFPCRLRRVAIPPDQRLAVGMTGSTLGTDTVVGGELEDRSGMFLLRLGPLSREQFAAFLPGTPARRTLDLIVELYLDTPLAWDLELTLAPDEAPVASLGPLPGTRLGWNGWLGRPAEGAQASVTFPHHPSQGVTHC; via the coding sequence GTGGCCGCCCCGGCTCGGACAGCGCCCGCTCCTCTAGAGACGGAGCTCCTCCAGCGGGGGCACGAGTTCTCCTTCGCCCAGGCGATGCGGCTGCTGCGGCTCCTGGCTCCCGCCCCCTCCGCGATCCGGGTCCGCCCGGAACTCTCCCTCGCCTTTCCGGCCGCCGACGTGGCACAGATCGAGCGCCAGGACGACGGCTACCGCGTCACGACCCGGTTTCTCGGCCTCTACGGTTCGGCTTCCCCCCTCCCCACCTTCTACACGGAAGAGCTCATCGACGAGGCGCGGGAGGACTCCTCCGCCAGCCGCGACCTCCTCGACATCCTGAGCCAGCGCCTCTTCGAACTCGCCACCGCCGGCACGGCCAAGTACCGGCTCTTCTTCCGGACAGTGGAAGATGAAAGCGCCGACGACCTCGAACGGCTCTTCTCCCTGGCGGGTCTCGGCGAGGCAGAACTGCGGCGCTCCCTCCCTGAACCCCGGCGCTGGCTCCGTTACGCGGGGCTCCTGGGGCACTCTCCCCGGTCGGCCCTGGGACTGCAAACGATCATCGCCGACGTCCTTGCCGTCCCGGCGGAGGTTTTCCCCTGCCGGCTAAGGCGGGTCGCGATCCCCCCGGATCAGCGCCTCGCCGTCGGGATGACCGGCAGCACCCTCGGCACCGACACGGTGGTGGGAGGCGAACTGGAGGACCGGAGCGGCATGTTCCTCCTCCGCCTCGGCCCCCTCTCCCGTGAGCAATTCGCGGCCTTTCTCCCCGGCACTCCGGCCCGCCGGACCCTCGACCTCATCGTGGAGCTCTACCTGGACACCCCCCTCGCCTGGGATCTGGAGCTGACGCTGGCCCCGGACGAGGCCCCCGTCGCCTCCCTCGGCCCCCTGCCGGGGACGCGGCTCGGGTGGAACGGCTGGCTCGGCCGGCCGGCGGAGGGGGCCCAGGCCAGCGTCACCTTTCCCCACCATCCCTCCCAAGGAGTCACCCATTGCTGA
- the tssH gene encoding type VI secretion system ATPase TssH: MLTVDLKALLDRLNPSCSRALEGAAGLCVARGHYEVTVEHLLARLLDEPGGDLAAILHAFESDAAAVKSGITRVLDELPAGNSGRPVFSPVLLEWLQSGWLIASLDLDEGRIRSGALLLALLARPLQLTAGRYVDLLIPIGRETLLGRFGTATAGSAENAPAAAPPAGGAEPSGDGTPLARFCTDYTRKAADGDIDPVFGRDREIARMVDILARRRKNNPIVVGEAGVGKTAVVEGLALRIVEGDVPDMLREVRLLGLDLGLLQAGAGVKGEFENRLKSVIEEVKGSPRPVVLFIDEAHTLIGAGNQSGGGDAANLLKPALARGELRTIAATTWSEYKKYFEKDAALARRFQPVKLDEPSVETAVLILRGLKEKYEAAHGVIIRDDAIRAAAELSSRYLAGRQLPDKAVDLLDTAAARVKLLLTGKPAPVEEKERRIQALEREEAALSRDRLHGRTVDDGGVAALAEELTALREELAAITARWQGEQERAEEVIGLRRELATADAEAGDALKARVAEATGRLEAVQAAPPLVKIEVDPEVVARVVADWTGIPLGSLRKDRVAGVLTLEDDLSRRIRGQEPALSAVAEALRSSAAGLKEPRQPLGVFLLVGPSGVGKTETALAVADLLFGGERFLTVINMSEFQERHTTSRLIGSPPGYVGYGEGGVLTEAVRRQPYSVVLLDEVEKAHPDVLNLFYQVFDKGMLADGEGRVIDFANTVIFLTSNLASEVITARCAGERPPTVDELNTAVRPHLSRHFKPALLARMTVVPYLALAPEYLEEIVTLKLGRVADRLRENSRTALRWSPAVTATIAARCTEVESGARAIDHILRGAVLPLLSRELLVRLGTGEAPEAVRLDMNGDGSFAVIFDPDGGTNP; this comes from the coding sequence TTGCTGACCGTTGACCTGAAAGCCCTCCTCGACCGCCTCAATCCCTCCTGCTCCCGCGCCCTGGAAGGGGCGGCCGGGCTCTGCGTGGCCCGGGGCCACTACGAGGTGACCGTGGAGCACCTCCTGGCGCGGCTCCTTGACGAGCCGGGGGGCGACCTTGCGGCCATCCTCCACGCGTTCGAGAGCGATGCCGCCGCCGTGAAAAGCGGGATTACGCGGGTCCTCGACGAGCTCCCGGCCGGCAACTCCGGCAGGCCGGTCTTCTCCCCGGTGCTCCTGGAGTGGCTCCAGAGCGGCTGGCTCATCGCCTCCCTCGACCTGGACGAGGGGCGGATCCGCTCCGGCGCGCTCCTCCTGGCGCTCCTGGCCCGGCCGCTCCAGCTGACGGCCGGCCGCTACGTGGACCTCCTGATCCCCATCGGCCGGGAGACGCTCCTCGGCCGCTTCGGCACGGCCACGGCCGGCTCGGCGGAAAACGCCCCCGCAGCGGCGCCCCCTGCCGGCGGCGCGGAACCTTCCGGCGACGGCACGCCCCTCGCCCGCTTCTGCACCGATTACACCCGCAAGGCGGCCGACGGCGACATCGACCCGGTCTTCGGCCGGGATCGGGAGATCGCCCGGATGGTCGACATCCTGGCCCGGCGGCGGAAGAACAACCCGATCGTGGTGGGAGAGGCGGGGGTCGGCAAGACCGCGGTGGTGGAGGGGCTGGCGCTGCGGATCGTGGAGGGGGACGTCCCCGACATGCTCCGGGAGGTGCGGCTCCTGGGGCTCGACCTCGGGCTCCTCCAGGCGGGGGCCGGGGTGAAGGGGGAGTTCGAGAACCGCCTGAAGAGCGTCATCGAGGAGGTGAAGGGGTCGCCCCGACCGGTGGTCCTCTTCATCGACGAGGCCCACACCCTCATCGGCGCCGGCAACCAGTCGGGGGGAGGCGACGCCGCCAACCTCCTCAAGCCGGCCCTGGCCCGGGGGGAGCTGCGGACCATCGCCGCCACCACCTGGAGCGAGTACAAGAAGTACTTCGAGAAGGACGCGGCCCTGGCCCGGCGCTTCCAGCCGGTGAAGCTGGACGAGCCGTCGGTGGAGACGGCGGTGCTGATCCTCCGGGGGCTGAAGGAGAAGTACGAGGCGGCCCACGGCGTCATCATCCGCGACGACGCCATCCGGGCGGCGGCGGAGCTCTCCTCCCGCTACCTCGCGGGGCGGCAGCTCCCGGACAAGGCGGTGGATCTCCTCGACACGGCGGCGGCGCGGGTGAAGCTCCTCCTCACCGGCAAGCCGGCACCCGTGGAGGAGAAGGAGCGCCGCATCCAGGCCCTGGAGCGGGAGGAAGCGGCCCTCTCCCGCGACCGGCTCCACGGCCGGACGGTGGACGACGGGGGTGTGGCCGCACTGGCGGAGGAACTGACGGCCCTGCGGGAGGAGCTGGCAGCCATCACGGCGCGCTGGCAGGGGGAGCAGGAACGGGCTGAGGAGGTGATTGGCCTGAGAAGGGAGCTGGCGACGGCTGATGCGGAAGCGGGCGACGCGCTGAAGGCCCGGGTGGCGGAGGCCACGGGGCGGCTGGAGGCGGTCCAGGCCGCCCCCCCGCTGGTGAAGATCGAGGTGGACCCGGAGGTGGTGGCGCGGGTGGTGGCCGACTGGACCGGCATCCCCCTCGGGAGCCTCCGGAAGGACCGGGTCGCCGGGGTTCTCACCCTGGAGGACGACCTGAGCCGCCGCATCCGGGGGCAGGAGCCGGCCCTCTCGGCAGTGGCCGAGGCGCTCCGCTCCTCCGCGGCCGGGCTCAAGGAGCCGCGCCAGCCACTGGGGGTCTTTCTCCTCGTCGGCCCCTCAGGCGTCGGCAAGACCGAGACCGCCCTGGCCGTGGCCGATCTCCTCTTCGGCGGCGAGCGATTCCTCACCGTCATCAACATGAGCGAGTTCCAGGAACGCCACACCACGAGCCGGCTCATCGGCTCGCCGCCGGGATACGTGGGGTACGGCGAGGGGGGCGTCCTCACCGAGGCGGTCCGCCGCCAGCCTTACTCGGTGGTGCTTCTGGACGAGGTGGAGAAGGCCCACCCCGACGTCCTCAACCTCTTCTATCAGGTCTTCGACAAAGGGATGCTTGCCGACGGCGAGGGACGGGTGATAGACTTCGCCAATACGGTCATCTTCCTGACGAGCAACCTGGCCTCGGAGGTCATCACCGCCCGCTGCGCCGGAGAGCGCCCCCCCACGGTCGACGAACTCAACACCGCCGTCCGGCCCCACCTCTCCCGGCACTTCAAGCCGGCGCTCCTGGCCCGGATGACGGTGGTTCCCTACCTGGCCCTGGCCCCGGAGTACCTGGAAGAGATCGTCACCCTGAAGCTCGGCCGCGTTGCCGACCGGCTCCGGGAGAACAGCCGGACGGCACTCCGGTGGTCCCCTGCCGTAACGGCAACGATCGCCGCCCGCTGCACCGAGGTGGAGAGCGGCGCCCGGGCCATCGACCACATCCTGCGCGGCGCCGTGCTCCCGCTCCTCTCCCGGGAGCTGCTGGTGCGGCTCGGCACGGGCGAGGCGCCGGAAGCGGTCCGGCTCGACATGAATGGTGACGGCTCCTTCGCCGTCATCTTTGATCCCGATGGAGGTACGAACCCATGA
- a CDS encoding SH3 domain-containing protein, translating to MNQSHQRPPFVRMALILSLALTAACTTVAPQSGGEHGGPLAPGVGFEVDAPTTSPPPAVAVPTPAPSPAVEQKPAAAPVPVASRIKQHHKYVNVRPDPSSGKKPVAVLQGGKRVEIIGEEGNWVKIRWSRGKKEHEGWVFKKYVEGHE from the coding sequence ATGAACCAGTCCCACCAACGGCCCCCTTTCGTCCGGATGGCGCTCATCCTCTCCCTCGCCCTCACGGCGGCCTGCACCACCGTGGCTCCGCAATCCGGCGGCGAACACGGCGGCCCCCTGGCGCCGGGGGTCGGCTTCGAGGTCGACGCCCCCACAACCTCCCCGCCACCGGCCGTCGCCGTGCCGACGCCGGCCCCTTCTCCGGCCGTCGAGCAGAAGCCGGCAGCCGCCCCGGTGCCGGTTGCCAGCCGGATCAAGCAGCATCACAAGTACGTGAACGTCCGCCCCGACCCCTCGTCCGGGAAAAAACCGGTGGCCGTCCTTCAGGGTGGCAAGCGGGTCGAAATCATCGGAGAAGAGGGGAACTGGGTCAAGATCCGCTGGAGCCGGGGGAAAAAGGAGCACGAGGGGTGGGTGTTCAAGAAGTACGTGGAGGGGCACGAATAG
- a CDS encoding pyridoxal phosphate-dependent aminotransferase, translated as MRNELVTPGAGELTYEIRNIVNVAEKLQKHGVKINWENIGDPIVKGEEIPRWMKEIVAGEVMENDTWGYCHTRGVLETREFLCELTNRRGGARITPDDIIFFNGLGDAISTVYGNLRHETRVLMPSPTYTTHSIGEAAHALASPVCYRLKPEDHWFPDLEDLENHVKYNPQISGILLINPDNPTGMVYPRETLERIVAIARSYGLFIIADEVYNNITYNGQTTVPISDVIGDVPAIAMKGISKEIPWPGSRCGWIEVYNSGKDEQFRKYVNSVLSAKMNEVCSTTLPQKCIPAIMKHPEYQTYLQERIRRYERMSTITFDCLKEVPGLMVNRTNGAFYMSVAFRDGLLTDRQSLPIGNVEVRELVESLVNVPGVSPDKRLVYYILASTGICIVPLSSFNTPLQGFRVTLLEKDEAECLRVYQTLAKKIAEYLNS; from the coding sequence GTGAGAAACGAACTGGTGACGCCCGGCGCGGGCGAACTGACCTACGAGATCCGCAACATCGTCAACGTGGCGGAAAAACTCCAGAAGCACGGCGTGAAGATCAACTGGGAGAACATCGGCGACCCGATCGTGAAGGGGGAGGAGATTCCCCGCTGGATGAAGGAGATCGTGGCCGGCGAGGTGATGGAAAACGACACCTGGGGGTACTGCCACACCCGCGGCGTCCTGGAGACCCGGGAATTCCTCTGCGAGCTGACCAACCGGCGCGGCGGGGCCCGGATCACCCCCGACGACATCATCTTCTTCAACGGTCTGGGGGACGCCATCTCCACGGTCTACGGCAACCTGCGCCACGAGACCCGGGTGCTGATGCCGTCCCCCACCTACACCACCCACTCCATCGGCGAGGCGGCCCACGCCCTCGCCTCGCCGGTCTGCTACCGGCTGAAGCCAGAGGATCACTGGTTCCCCGACCTGGAGGACCTGGAGAACCACGTCAAGTACAACCCCCAGATCTCCGGCATCCTCCTCATCAACCCCGACAACCCCACCGGCATGGTCTACCCCAGGGAGACCCTGGAGAGAATCGTCGCCATCGCCCGCAGCTACGGCCTCTTCATCATCGCCGACGAGGTCTACAACAACATCACCTACAACGGCCAGACCACCGTCCCCATCTCCGACGTCATCGGCGACGTGCCGGCCATCGCCATGAAGGGGATCTCCAAGGAAATCCCGTGGCCCGGCTCCCGCTGCGGCTGGATCGAGGTCTACAACAGCGGGAAGGACGAGCAGTTCCGCAAATACGTCAACTCCGTCCTCTCCGCCAAGATGAACGAGGTCTGCTCCACCACCCTGCCGCAGAAGTGCATCCCGGCCATCATGAAGCACCCGGAGTACCAGACCTACCTCCAGGAGCGGATCAGGCGCTACGAGCGGATGAGCACCATTACCTTCGACTGCCTCAAGGAAGTGCCGGGGCTCATGGTAAACCGGACCAACGGCGCCTTCTACATGTCGGTGGCGTTCCGGGACGGCCTCCTCACCGACCGCCAGTCCCTCCCCATCGGGAACGTCGAGGTGCGGGAGCTGGTGGAGAGCCTGGTGAACGTCCCCGGCGTCTCGCCGGACAAGCGGTTAGTCTACTACATCCTGGCGAGCACCGGCATCTGCATCGTGCCGCTCTCCTCCTTTAACACCCCGCTCCAGGGGTTCCGGGTGACGCTGCTGGAGAAGGACGAGGCCGAGTGCCTCCGGGTCTACCAGACCCTGGCGAAGAAGATCGCGGAGTATCTGAACTCCTGA
- a CDS encoding SH3 domain-containing protein, whose amino-acid sequence MRFFAVLLVTVFLWGEAGAAPRSPRPEAGIGILFIRPPPADRDGGSPLVVLYREPGVSRIGEWRAASLPLLSLPAEEGGGIPVAVMAKRGAWFRVAYDDAGRSGWVEGERVWSFLPWDEYLKGKGIRLLPGLRKPYYILRAGPVDHAPELRTLSPENSLRVIEVAGDRARVILDLAVMGWLSWRDEDGRLLVGVR is encoded by the coding sequence ATGCGCTTTTTTGCCGTGCTGCTCGTGACGGTTTTCCTCTGGGGTGAGGCCGGCGCCGCCCCCCGCTCTCCCCGTCCCGAGGCCGGGATCGGCATCCTCTTCATCCGTCCCCCCCCTGCGGACCGCGACGGGGGATCGCCGCTGGTCGTCCTCTACCGCGAGCCCGGTGTCAGCCGGATCGGCGAGTGGCGCGCCGCGTCGCTGCCGCTCCTCTCCCTGCCGGCGGAAGAGGGGGGCGGCATTCCCGTTGCCGTAATGGCCAAGCGTGGAGCGTGGTTCCGGGTCGCCTACGACGATGCGGGGCGCTCCGGCTGGGTGGAGGGAGAGCGGGTATGGTCCTTCCTCCCGTGGGACGAGTATCTCAAGGGGAAAGGGATCCGCCTCCTGCCGGGTCTCCGGAAGCCGTACTACATCCTCCGGGCCGGCCCCGTCGACCATGCCCCCGAACTGCGGACCCTCTCTCCCGAAAATTCGCTCAGAGTCATCGAGGTGGCGGGAGACCGGGCGCGGGTCATCCTCGACCTTGCGGTGATGGGGTGGCTTTCGTGGCGCGACGAGGACGGACGGCTCCTGGTCGGCGTCCGGTGA
- a CDS encoding WbuC family cupin fold metalloprotein, whose amino-acid sequence MRILTEALLDEVTAQAAAAPRGRKNHNLHPSDDFCCHRLLNAIEPGSYIQPHRHLDPLKDESMVVVRGALGVVSFNEEGEVTGTFILRCGGEAFAVDIPHGEFHTVVSLAPGTVFFEAKAGPYLPLTADEKAPWAPAEGEPAASSYLDSLVQMFPRQ is encoded by the coding sequence ATGCGGATCCTCACCGAAGCGCTCCTCGACGAGGTGACGGCCCAGGCCGCCGCCGCACCCCGTGGGCGCAAGAACCACAATCTCCATCCCTCCGACGATTTCTGCTGTCACCGGCTCCTGAACGCCATCGAGCCGGGATCGTACATCCAGCCCCACCGTCACCTGGACCCGCTGAAGGACGAGTCGATGGTGGTCGTGCGGGGAGCCCTCGGCGTCGTTTCCTTCAATGAAGAGGGGGAGGTGACCGGGACGTTCATCCTCCGGTGCGGCGGAGAGGCCTTTGCCGTCGACATTCCCCACGGCGAATTCCATACCGTCGTCAGCCTCGCCCCGGGGACCGTCTTCTTCGAGGCCAAGGCCGGCCCCTACCTCCCCCTCACCGCCGACGAGAAAGCTCCCTGGGCCCCTGCCGAAGGGGAGCCGGCCGCATCCTCCTACCTCGACTCCCTGGTGCAGATGTTCCCTCGGCAGTGA
- a CDS encoding VOC family protein encodes MVEAMKNVVIFVRDFEAAKQFYKERLKLPLVQEGMTMMEFFSGGTTLGVALALTEDAQALAGRHTGITLRVKEIDTFCRELAEAGVRFDQPLEQSPWGKMAVVADPDGNLLAMVDR; translated from the coding sequence ATGGTTGAGGCAATGAAGAACGTGGTGATCTTTGTCCGTGATTTCGAGGCGGCGAAGCAGTTTTACAAAGAGCGGCTCAAACTCCCCCTCGTTCAGGAGGGGATGACGATGATGGAGTTCTTCTCCGGCGGGACCACCCTGGGGGTTGCCCTGGCCCTGACCGAAGACGCCCAGGCGCTGGCAGGCCGTCACACCGGGATCACCCTGCGGGTGAAGGAGATCGACACCTTCTGCCGCGAGCTGGCCGAGGCCGGGGTGCGGTTCGACCAGCCCCTGGAGCAGAGCCCCTGGGGAAAGATGGCGGTGGTCGCCGACCCGGACGGGAACCTTTTGGCCATGGTGGACCGGTAG
- a CDS encoding HyaD/HybD family hydrogenase maturation endopeptidase, which translates to MAVLVLGIGNLIMTDDGIGVRVVQRLAASYRFPSGVTVVDGGTLGLDLLPMMEGVDRLLIIDAVETGGAPGTLVRLAGDEIPVAFRTKLSPHQMGLQDLLAVAELQGNLPGEMVLWGVQPESVEVGMELTAAVAAREELLEDEVLAELAGWGIAPEPVTAP; encoded by the coding sequence GTGGCGGTCCTCGTCCTCGGCATCGGGAACCTGATCATGACCGACGACGGCATCGGTGTCCGGGTGGTGCAGCGGCTCGCCGCCTCCTACCGCTTCCCCTCCGGCGTGACGGTGGTGGACGGCGGCACCCTCGGCCTCGACCTCCTCCCGATGATGGAGGGGGTCGACCGGCTCCTCATCATCGATGCCGTGGAGACCGGCGGGGCGCCGGGGACGCTGGTGCGGCTCGCCGGGGACGAGATCCCGGTGGCGTTCCGGACCAAGCTCTCGCCGCACCAGATGGGGCTCCAGGACCTCCTGGCCGTGGCGGAGCTCCAGGGAAACCTGCCGGGAGAGATGGTCCTCTGGGGGGTCCAGCCGGAGAGTGTCGAGGTGGGGATGGAGCTTACCGCGGCCGTTGCCGCCCGGGAAGAGCTCCTGGAGGATGAGGTCCTGGCCGAACTGGCCGGCTGGGGGATCGCTCCCGAGCCGGTCACCGCTCCGTAA
- the cybH gene encoding Ni/Fe-hydrogenase, b-type cytochrome subunit, which translates to MTDEKQCLTEQYVWEVPVRATHWVNMLAIIVLSVTGVFIGSPTPVGLDPADYVMGWVRVVHFTAGYTFAVSVASRIWWAFVGNRHAGWREFVPFVYPEGRRNMGRMFLYYTFLSRKVPHPIGHNALAGATYLLVFVLYLVMVATGFALYAEHAPGGVMHTLFTPLYALFSNQGMRLTHHLVMWLLIGFAIHHIYSAWLMDVKERGGVMSSIFGGYKPVKREE; encoded by the coding sequence ATGACTGACGAGAAACAGTGCCTTACCGAGCAATACGTCTGGGAGGTCCCGGTGCGGGCGACCCACTGGGTCAACATGCTCGCCATCATCGTCCTCTCGGTCACCGGCGTCTTCATCGGCTCCCCCACACCCGTGGGGCTCGACCCCGCCGACTACGTCATGGGATGGGTGCGGGTGGTGCACTTCACGGCCGGCTACACCTTCGCCGTAAGCGTGGCGAGCCGCATCTGGTGGGCCTTCGTCGGCAACCGCCATGCCGGGTGGCGCGAGTTCGTTCCGTTCGTCTACCCCGAGGGGCGGCGCAACATGGGGCGGATGTTCCTCTACTACACATTCCTTTCCCGGAAGGTCCCCCATCCCATCGGCCACAACGCCCTGGCCGGCGCCACCTACCTCCTGGTCTTCGTTCTCTACCTGGTGATGGTCGCCACCGGCTTTGCCCTCTACGCCGAGCACGCCCCCGGCGGGGTGATGCACACACTCTTCACCCCCCTCTACGCCCTCTTCAGCAACCAGGGGATGCGACTCACCCACCACCTGGTCATGTGGCTCCTCATCGGTTTTGCCATCCACCACATCTACAGCGCCTGGCTCATGGACGTGAAGGAGCGGGGCGGGGTCATGTCGAGCATCTTCGGCGGCTACAAGCCGGTGAAGCGGGAGGAGTAG